One genomic window of Glycine max cultivar Williams 82 chromosome 16, Glycine_max_v4.0, whole genome shotgun sequence includes the following:
- the LOC100820283 gene encoding receptor-like protein EIX2, which produces MSHLQVLDLAQNNLSGNIPSCFSNLSAMTLKNQSTDPRIYSQGHYGTFYSSMESLVIVLLWLKGREDEYRNILGLVTSIDLSSNKLLGEIPREITSLNGLNFLNLSHNQVIGHIPQGIGNMGSLQSVDFSRNQLSGEIPPTIANLSFLSMLDLSYNHLKGNIPTGTQLQTFDASSFIGNNLCGPPLPINCSSNGKTHSYEGSHGHGVNWFFVSMTIGFIVGFWIVIAPLLICRSWRYAYFHFLDHVWFKLQSFRLGSITV; this is translated from the coding sequence ATGAGTCATCTTCAGGTTTTAGACCTTGCACAAAACAATCTGTCTGGCAATATACCGAGCTGTTTCAGTAACTTGAGTGCCATGACACTAAAGAACCAAAGTACAGATCCTCGTATCTATTCTCAAGGACATTATGGTACGTTTTACTCTTCGATGGAAAGTTTAGTTATTGTGCTACTATGGCTGAAAGGAAGAGAAGATGAGTACCGAAACATTCTGGGTTTGGTAACAAGCATTGATCTGTCAAGTAACAAATTATTAGGAGAAATACCTCGAGAAATCACAAGTCTAAATGGATTGAACTTTTTGAACTTATCCCACAACCAAGTGATTGGTCATATTCCACAAGGCATTGGTAATATGGGATCTTTACAGTCCGTTGATTTTTCGAGGAATCAACTTTCTGGTGAAATCCCTCCAACCATTGCAAATTTGAGCTTTCTGAGCATGCTAGACTTGTCTTACAATCATTTGAAGGGAAATATTCCAACAGGAACTCAATTGCAAACTTTTGATGCCTCCAGCTTCATCGGCAACAATCTATGTGGTCCACCACTGCCCATAAACTGCAGCTCCAATGGGAAAACCCATAGTTATGAAGGAAGTCATGGGCATGGAGTGAATTGGTTTTTTGTCAGTATGACAATTGGATTTATTGTGGGATTCTGGATAGTGATTGCTCCTTTGCTGATTTGTAGATCATGGCGGTATgcctattttcatttccttgatCATGTGTGGTTCAAACTTCAATCTTTTCGCTTAGGTAGTATCACTGTTTAG
- the LOC106796543 gene encoding receptor-like protein 35 — protein MIMNSSSIYILVFVQLWLLSLPCRESVCIPSERETLFKFKNNLIDPSNRLWSWNPNNTNCCHWYGVLCHNLTSHLLQLHLHTTPPASFDDWEAFRRWSFGGEISPCLADLKHLNYLDLSGNTYLGEGMSIPSFLGTMTSLTHLNLSLTGFYGKIPPQIGNLSNLVYLDLSSVVANGTVPSQIGNLSKLRYLDLAYVDFEGMAIPSFLCAMTSLDSPRPLLCWIHGEDSISDWESLQFGLPSPRKLVRGASVS, from the coding sequence ATGATCATGAATTCCTCCTCCATTTATATTCTTGTCTTTGTCCAGCTTTGGTTGTTGAGCTTACCATGCAGAGAGAGTGTGTGCATCCCAAGTGAGCGTGAGACACTTTTCAAGTTTAAGAATAATCTCATAGATCCTTCCAATAGGCTTTGGTCTTGGAATCCTAATAATACCAACTGTTGCCACTGGTATGGAGTCCTCTGCCACAACCTTACTTCCCATCTTCTTCAGCTTCACCTCCACACTACACCTCCTGCTTCTTTCGATGATTGGGAAGCTTTTAGGAGATGGAGCTTTGGTGGAGAGATAAGTCCTTGTTTGGCTGATTTAAAGCATTTAAATTACTTGGACTTGAGCGGCAATACATATCTTGGAGAAGGTATGtcaattccttctttccttGGGACAATGACTTCCTTGACTCACCTCAACCTCTCTCTTACTGGATTCTATGGGAAGATTCCTCCTCAGATTGGGAATCTCTCAAATTTGGTGTATCTTGACCTGAGTTCTGTTGTTGCCAACGGAACAGTACCCTCTCAGATCGGGAATCTCTCTAAGCTTCGATATCTTGACTTGGCCTACGTGGATTTTGAAGGTATGGcaattccttctttcctttgtgCAATGACCTCTCTTGACTCACCTCGACCTCTCTTATGCTGGATTCATGGGGAAGATTCCATCTCAGATTGGGAATCTCTCCAATTTGGTCTACCTTCACCTCGGAAGCTGGTTCGAGGAGCCTCTGTTAGCTGA